GGATTCATATATTGCAGAGAATACCGGTGGAGCTGGTGGAGCTGTTTATAGTAATCCAGCCACATCAACCCCTGCACTTATTTATGCTTGTATCATTGAAAAGAATCTAGCCAATGGTACCGGAGGTGGTGGTGCTATCCGTGCACAAGGTACAGCATCACAAACTTACATGGGTAATTTGCTTATCATCAACAATCAGGCTAAATCAACTGTATTGAACGCAGGAGGGGCACTATACTTTAACAGCGTGAACTGCCATATCTCAAACAGCGTGATTGCAAACAACTCCGGAAGTAATGTAATCTACATGAATGGAGGAGAAATGGGAAATTCAACTGTTGTTAACAACATAGGAGGCATTTATTGCGCCAGTACAACTGCGGCTATCAATCTTGGCAACAATGTAGTATGGGGATGTGTTACAACCGATGGAACTACTGCAACTGGTATCTCCGGAACAGGAAGTGCAGCCTGCGTAGTAAGCAACAATGCTACATACACCAGTATTCCAGCGGCCTATACTGCATCAAACAACATAACATTGCCTTCAAACAACACCAATGGTGAAACTGATGGTAAAATGGGACCCGACTTTGTTAAGGTTACAACTTTCAAAGGTGCAACAGATGATGTAGCCCTTATAGAGGAAATTCACACTGCAAACTGGGCATTAAAAACAGGCTCTCCGCTTATTGATAAAGGAATGACTATCGCATCCATACCTGATGATATTGCCGGAACCACTCGTCCTCAAGGCAGTGCTTACGATATTGGTGCTTATGAATATACAGCCGGAACGGGTATTCAGAATAATACTGCAGACAATGGAGCGATTATCTATACAGAAGGTAAGAATGTATATATTTTAAATGCAAACGGAATTAAGGTAGAAATATATAATATCACAGGACAACTGGTAAAAAGTGTAATCGCCGGAGATCAAAATCTGACAATTGATCAACCCGGAATCTACATTGTGAAATGTGGTAATTATGCACAAAAAATTCAGGTTGCCCGCTAGGTTTGTTTTCAATGGTTAATTATAAAAGAGGCTGTTCCTTTACTTTGGAACAGCCTCTTTTTTGGTATCCATAACCTGTGATTACCACATAATAGAACAGCCTAAATATCTCAGAGCTTCAAACTCCTCTTATCGAATCTCCTTTCTGGGTATATCGTGCGATATATTCTACCACATCAGTTTACTTCCCAGAATCTCTCCTTTACTTTCAATTGCCCGGATAAGATAGAGGCCGGGAGCAAAATCGGCAGCATTAATCATTACGCCATTATCGGTTTGCGAAAGCTTTCCTTCGAGTGGAATCCTGACACCCGAAGAATTGTACAATTCAATAGAGTAATTATTTGATGTTCCGGGAATGATTACCGAAACAGAAAGATTGCTCTTATCAGCCTTCACTGTCAGTTTTCGTTTTGCATCTACAACCGGTTTTATAGAAGAGAGCACAGACGAAAAGGTCAATCTGGTTTTCAACCCATCTTTCAGACGGACTGAAACAGTTGTAACATCGGGCTGACTGTTATCAACGTTTTCCACTGATTCAGGGACTGTTTCCAATGTCCATTTCCCTTTCAATGTTACGGTGATTAGCTGTTCATTCATCACATCCGGCAAAGCAATATCAAGGGTTAACTGATTAAGCTCTGTACTCTCACGGGAAATCAGCAGGCAGGAATGATCTACTTTGGTAACGGGCGTGCCCAATGAAACAAGATTTGCCTGAGCATCAAATACGGCATAAGCAGTGGTCTTACTGTTTTCCAGACGGAGAATATGCGCAGCATTATCCTGCTGCAATACGGTATAAGGTAAACGATGATTCAGCTGGTCGGCCAGCAGTTTCATCCCTGTCGCTGTCTGATTAGGAGCCACTACAAACTGATAGCTATCTCCCCCTACCTTTGAAGAGTGAGTGAGCCAGGCTTTCGCCACCGGATTGGTGATCATCGGGAAATTCTCGGGCAAGGTTGTGTAATCAATGTAAGGGTCCGGAGTCGATTGGGTGCCTTTCACCACATGAAGAGTACCTGCATATGACGGTATATAGTATCCCGTCCCGGCAGGAGTCAGCAACCAGAAAGGATTGCCCGACAATGGGTAATCGGCATCCTGTTCATTATTGGCCGCCACCTCACTGTTAAGGAAAAGAGAGCCGGTATACGAACTTAATATGTTCTGGAAAAGATTGGTTGCCACCACCTTGTTCATTCCGGAATTAAAATTAATATTGCTTCCCAGACAAATCAGCAGACTGTCGCAAGCAAAGACACTCTTCTTAAATGTCAGGCCCGTAGGGGTATAACGATATGCCGGACCTCCCCAAGTATTTATCGGATCTTCTTTGAAGTCAATTGCAAATATACCACAATCTCCGCCGGACAGACTACCTGCAAAATTATTGGATTGGTACTCATCGGCTCTTGGCAAACGACTCACACTCTCCTGCCCTCCCGGATTCAGTTCTTTCCAGGAAGTATGCACGGTTGTTGTACCCGGCACCACATTCCAGTCCCATCCATAATTAGTAGGATACCCGCTTGAAGAGAGTCCACCTGAACGATTATATAATACCTCCGTTGTGCCGTAACTCTGATAGCGTCCAAAACGGTTTGCATTCGAGTATATTTCTGTTCCCCAAAAGTCAGAAGAGAGGCCACGCATGGTTACTGTGTAGTCTTTATTCCGAAATACTCCCATATTTCCATAGTTCATCTGGTAAAAGCCATTCAAGTCAGCAGCTTTATCCGTGAATAAGCTTCCCGGATAAAAGAACTTGCAAAGTGCTGCCACCTGAGAATCATAAGAAGTTCCTGTCACATCACCACCAATATAAGCGAGAGATTCGAGACCTTTCTGAGAAACACCCGCTGTCAGGTTAAAGGGGCCTCTACCGCACTGTGCATTCGAATAAAATGCCGAGCTTCCGCTTGTAACACATTGCAGATAATGAGTTGTCACAAACTTACGCACATTCTCGTATGCACTAAGTCCTATCCTGAAAGAGCTTCCTTTCAACACTGCCACCTGGTTTATCCAGGTTTGAAAGCCATACATATAAGAATTATGCATCGCCCCATGATGGAAACCAAGCCCATCAGGTTTTATAACCCCTACCTCACCACTTCTCAGTTCAGTCATCCTTTCCAGAAACCTGACAATGTGCCTTAGTTCCGATGCTCTTTCCGGAGCCGTTGGAAAGTAAGAAGCCAGGTTATAATAGAATTGCGATTTAACGTGAACCTGGTCCAGCGTAACCAGTTCGGGTCTATGTTCATTGTAGATATACCCATAATTATAACACCAGCTTAGCAGCTGAAGCACCCTTTTCTTCAGGTTCACCCCTGGATGAGTGCTATCATACTCCTCATAGATTGGCATTGCATACAGAAACCCTTTCGCAAACTCCCGGCAAGGAGTATAGTTGCTCGATTGCATTCCTACCGGACCTCCTCCGGGAGAAACCCCATAATCCAACAGATAACGTGTCAGCTTCAGTAAATTATCCTTAGCCGTAGTGTTTGCTTTGTCTATAGCTGCATACGCCAGCGATGCCACATAATAGGCACTATTATAAGCTTGTTCGGGAGTATACACAAGCCAGGACGAGCTGGCGTTAATCCCTCCGTCGGCTGTTTCTGTTATATTCCTGTCATTTACAAATGTAGTTGCCTCTGCCAGCTTGCTCTCATACGTCTTAACGCTTATGTTCCGATAGTTTGCCAGAACGGCATCTACCTCAGCAACCTGCTGGCCGGTCACCGGGATTGAATCCTTTTCATTCATGGTCCGCGAATAAGCCTCCATAAAGTAAATATTCAGATTTGATCTGTCGGGGAAATATCCGGCACGGTAATCAGTAATCATCTGAGGTCCCAGGTGACAGATATAAAAATTATTATTCGATGTAGCCGCACTGTTACTTGCCGAAGTGCAGATTCCATCCAACCATAATGTTTGAGTGCTGCCGGTTTCTGAAGGCAGATAGGTTATTTCAATACGAGTGAAGTTCTGAGTTACATACTTGCCGAAGTCCTGATAGATATAACGTTGAAAGGGCACCCATCCCTGGTAATTCAGATCGTGCCTGCCTTCACATATTTTTGTTGAACCATTATAGAATGTAACAAGCAGTTTGTCGTTACTAGGTTTCAGACAATATATCGGGATATAGACCACCTTTCCGTAAGATATGTTATAGCCTGGATATTTCTTTGAATAATCCAGTACTAGTTTTGCACCACCGTTCGCCTGCCACTTCAAAGCTTGTGTTCCTTCCCGGGCATGCTCCTTGCTCAATGAGATGGTGCTATTCGAAGCCGACCAGTAATCACTTTCCATCGTTGTCTCCTCAAAATAAAAAAGCGTTTTCTGTGCCTTTACCGGCATAAAACAGGTAAATAGAAGCAGTGAAAGCACAACTGAATGCCTTCCCAAACCGCTTCTTTTCGCTAGGTCGGTTAAAATTGCAGTAAGATATCTTTTTCTGTTTTTCATGGGTATTGAATATTTTTCTTTCGTAAACAAAGAAACATCTTCTTTGCGATATCTACTGAACAGAATCGTACAGAAAAGATCTTTTTCCGTACGACTATGTACAATAATGGCATCAACTATGAATATTATTGCCTTCCTTTTTGGATATCAGAATGTAATTTTGTGAACAATAAAAGAATTCAATCTCTAAAATTATGAAAGATCAACTACTGTCAGGTCTGTTGCCGGGAATTATACTATTCACCGGATGCTCTTTGCAGAAGAAAGAGGCTGAGAACCTGCAAACCAGCAGACCCAACGTTATTTATATTTATGCCGACGACCTTGGAATAGGCGACCTGAGCTGTTATGGTGCTACAAAAATAAGCACCCCTAATATAGACAAGCTGGCCGGACAAGGCGTTCAGTTTACTAATGCCTACGCATCATCTGCCACCAGTACCCCATCACGCTTCTGTCTGCTTACCGGGAAATATCCCTGGCGACAGGAAAACACAGGTATTGCCCGTGGAAATGCCGGAATGATTATCGATACAACTTGTGTAACAATGGCCGATGTTTTCAAAAGAGCCGGATACAGTACGGGAGTTGTCGGGAAATGGCACTTGGGATTAGGCGGTCCGCAAGGGCCTGACTGGAATCATGAGATTTCACCTAGCCCAATGGATTTAGGATTTGATTACGAGTTCCTGATTCCTGCCACTGTAGACCGCGTGCCTTGTGTTTATGTGGAAAACAAACATGTGGTGAATCTGGATCCCAATGACCCCATTCAGGTTAATTACGATAAGAAAGTAGGCAACTGGCCTACCGGAAAAGATAATCCAGAACTCTTGAAGGTACACCCCAGTCAGGGACACGAAAATACGATCATAAACGGAATCAGCCGTATTGGCTACATGACCGGGGGAAAGTCTGCTTTGTGGACCGATGAGGACATTGCCGATGTAATCACCAATAAGGCCAAGGATTATATTATAAAGAACAAAAACAATCCTTTCTTCCTTTACTTTGGTACACAGGACATTCATGTACCGCGCGTTCCGAACAAACGATTTGCGGGAAAAAGCGGATTGGGAGTTCGTGGTGATGTGATTCTTCAGCTTGACTGGACAGTGGGACAGATAATGCAAACACTGGATAGCCTGGGCATTGCCCAGAACACCCTTCTTATCTTCACCAGTGACAATGGTCCGGTGATTGACGACGGATACAAAGACCAGGCGTTTGAAAAGCTGAACGGACACACCCCGATGGGCATTTACCGCGGTGGCAAATATAGTGCATACGAAGCCGGAACACGAGTTCCATTCATTCTTCGGTGGCCGGCATGTGCCAAACCCGCCAAGCAACAGGCGCTCTTTTCGCAGGTGGATGTGTTTGCATCGTTCGCTCATATCCTGAAACAACCTTTGGGAAAGAATATTGCCCCCGACAGCCGCAACTGTCTGCCCACCATGCTGGGCAAGCACAACGACAACCGCGACTATATTATTGAGCAGAACCTAAACAACACCCTGGCCATTGTCAAAGGAAACTGGAAATACATTGAACCCAGTAGTGCAAGCCGACTGGAGAAATATACAGGCATGGAGCTCGGTAACGAAAAAACGCCGCAACTCTACAATCTTGATTCGGACCCTTGCGAGAAAGAGAACGTTGCACAAAGACACCCCGGGATTGTAAAAGAGCTTGCAGCCATCCTTCTGAGAGAGAAAAACAAAAGAACAAATAAATAATAAATTTATAACAATGAAGAGAATAGACTATCTGTTGGGCGGAGCATTCCTTCTGGCTGCATGCGGAGCACATGCACAAGGCAGCACCGATAGCAAACCAAATGTAATCTATGTTTTCCCCGACCAGTTCAGAAACTGCGCATTGGAATTCTGGAACCAGAAAGAGTTCAATAAATACGTTCATTTTAAAGCTGACCCGGTTCACACACCAAACCTGAATCAATTTGCCAAAGAGTCGCTTGTACTCTCTTCGGCCGTCAGCAATTGTCCGCTCAGCAGCCCTCATAGGGGAATGCTGCTCACCGGCATGTACCCTGAAGGAAGCGGGGTTTCTCTGAACTGTAATTCCACACGACCCATTAGTTCACTCAATCCAAACGCGGAATGCGTCAGCGATGTGTTCAGCAAATCAGGCTATGATTGTGCCTATATCGGCAAGCTGCATGTAGACTACCCTACTCCGAATGACCCTGAACATCCCGGAAATTATGTGGAAGATCGAAGACCGGCATGGGATGCCTATACTCCCAAGGAGAAAAGGCATGGCTTCAATTATTGGTACTCGTACGGAACTTTCGACGAACATAAAAATCCGCATTACTGGGACAGCAACGGCAAACGCCATCAATCCAACGAATGGTCGCCCATACACGAAACCAACAAGGTTATCGATTATCTAAAAAATCAGCATCACGAACGCGATGGGAAAAAACCTTTCTTTATGGTGCTAAGTTACAATCCACCGCACAGCCCGTACAACAGCTTGGACGATTGCATGGAAGAAGACTTCAACCTATATAAAAACATGCCGATGGACAGTTTGCTGGTTCGTCCAAATGCCGACAGGAATATGTCCAAAGCCCGATCGGCTCGTTACTATTTCGCATCGGTAACAGGCATCGATCGTGAATTCGGACGCATTCTTTCCGCTCTCAAGGAACTGGGCTTGGACAAGAACACCATCGTAGTCTTCTCGTCCGATCATGGCGAGACAATGTGCAGTCAGGGAACCGACGACCCGAAGAATTCACCCTATGCCGAGTCGCTGAATGTTCCTTTCCTGGTTCGTTATCCGGGTAAAATCAAACCCAGGGTGGACAACCTTTTGCTTTCATCGCCCGACATCATGCCTACCCTGCTTGGACTTAGCGGACTAAAGACCTCCATTCCAAAGAGCGTGCAAGGAAAAGACTACTCCCCTGTTTTCCTGAACAAAAAAAATAGTGTGGCTCGCCCCAAAGCCGCCCTCTATATCCGTAATATGGATGGTGAAAAAGATAAAGATGGAAAGGTGATCAGCTATTTCCCGGAAGCACGGGGTATCAAAACAGAGAGATATACGCTTTGCCTCAACATCAACAAAAAGACCGGTAAGCTGAAGTCGGCTCAGTTGTTCGACGACCTGAAAGATCCCTATCAGATGAAAAACCTGAAACTGGAAGAGCATAAAGAGCTGGTTAAAAGCCTCTGCAAGCAGATGGTTCCTCTTTTAAAGCAAGCCAACGACTCTTGGTATAAGAAAAGAATACTCAGTGAAATGATTCCTTATTAATGGAAAAGAGTCCCGGAAGATGATTAATCTTTCGGGACTCTTTTTTTATGAACTCAAATGTTGAATGCAATTGGCTACAGGATATATTCTCCCCCCGTAAGAACATCTTATTATTTTCATTTGTTTATTAACATTAAAGTTAGTTTTATTGATCTATACAATTATAACTAACATTTAAAAAAAGGAGTAATATATGGAAAACTATAGAATGGAACTTACTCAAGAAGAAAAAGAGATACTCCAAGGTAAACAGGGAGAAGTTATGGTCAAAGTATTAAAGCCGATTGTCGTTTATGGTGAAGCATTCGGAGCTAAACGGCTTCTTCCGATCAAAAACCCAATACATGTAGTTACAGGTATGTCGATGACTGGTTTAAATGCATACTATGATATGCTTGATATGCTTATTCATGGAGGATTAAAAACAAAGGAGCCTTTTACGATTGATCTCAGACCATTTGATTTCGAAAATGTGGTATATATAGAATTTGGATGAATTTATTGAAAAATCCGACAGCCATCCGCCTATTATTAGAGAGCAAAACGGAAATTTTGTATTACAGAGTAATCTGTTGTTGAATTATTCAGCAAACCCTTTATAATACAATCAATGGATATTCAATATTTCTACAAAATTACTTCTTTATTTTGTATTTGATTTATGACATATTCAAATTATGAAGAATCAGGTATTACTAATTTGTATTTTATTTTTAGCCTCAATAAAGACTTCTGCTCAGAACAATAACTTAGATTATTTTATCCAGAAGGGAATTGAGAGCAACCCTTTGTTTTATGACTTAGGAAACAAAATAAAAATTACAGAGCTGGATAGTTTAAAAGCAAGAGCTTTATATAATCCAATCGTATCAGCCGCTTCAAATCTTATAATCGCTCCTACTTACAAAGGATTAGGGTACGACACCGCTATATCTAATGGGCAAAACATTGATGCTACGCTTACAATTACCAAACGCTTAATAAGCAATAATAACCTGAAAGCAAGATTGAACAGCTATAAATTAGACAAGAAAAGCATTGAAAACCAGAAACAACAATCAATTGATATAGTTAAAAAGGCAGTTATCGACCAATACATTACAACCTTTATGAACCAGGAATTACTGCACCTCTCTGATGAAATTATTGCCTTTTTACAAAAAGAAGATAAGGTTCTTATTAAACTGACCACTAATTCCAACATTAAGCAGACTGATTATCTTAATTTCAAGGTTACACTGCAACAAAGCCTCTTCAACAATGAGCAACAACGTATGCTGTGGATCAACAATTTAAGCTTATTGAATTACATTTGCGGCACTAATAATAATGGAACAGACTCAATTGTTTCACCTGTTATCGGTTTACCTGTTATTATTCCTTTTGAAGAAAGTTATTATGGAAAAAATGATGCAATTGACAGTTTGAAAAATAAAAATAACGAGCAGCTTATCAGACTTAACTACAAACCCCAGGTTTCTGTTTTTGCCAACAGTGGATACACTTCTTCATTTATGACAACTCCATATAAAAATTTTGGTATCAGTTTAGGCGTCAGTATGAATCTTCCGATTTATGATGGAAAACAAAAGAAACTGTCGTTAATGCAAAACGATTTGAATGAACAGAATCGTAAAACTTACCGGGATGCAAACAAAAAGAATTACATAAATCAGGTACAGCGACTTCAACAACAAATAGAACGTTACAACAAGCTCATATCCATGACTCCTCAACAGTTTAAATACAGCAGAGCTTTGGTTGATGCCAATGCGCATTTACTTGGAACAGGAGAAGTTAGTGTGACAGACTTTCTTTTATCGATCAATAACTATCTGAATATAAAAGCGATAGACATCCAAAACAGAACCAACAGGTTGTTGTTAATCAATCAATTAAACTATTTAATTTCACCTTGATATGAATATAAAAATAATAGCATTGCTGTCATTAGCCGGAATATTGATTTATAGTTGTGGCGCCAAAGAGTCCGCTTCCTCTTCTGAGAACCAAGAACCAACAACACCTGTGACTGTAACCACTCCGGAAATAGCATCAATGCAAGACGAAATTACGCTAAATGCAACTTCTGTTTATATTTTGAAAACAGATATTACATCTACTATTAATGGATATATTGTAGAATCAGATATTCAGCTTGGGGATAAAGTGAACAAGGGTGAAGTTTTATTTCGGTTGCAGACAAAAGAAGCAAAAAGTCTGGGTAATGAAGTGAATAAATTAGATCCATCTTTCCATTTTACAGGAATAAACAATATTGTATGCCCAACCAGAGGCTATGTTATTATGTCTAATCATCAACAAGGAGATTATGTGCAAGAAGGGCAGGTTCTGGCCACAATCAGCGATGAAAAAAGCTTTGGATTTGTATTGAATTTACCGTATGAACTTAATGGCATATTAGGTGATAACAAAGAAATAAATATTTGCTTATCAGATGGTAAGAAGCTTACAGGAATTGTCAATAAGATTATGCCAGAACTAGACAGCGTTTCTCAAACGCAACGTGTCTTTCTAAAGATAAAGCAGCATGTAAATCTTCCTGAAAATCTGGTAGCTAAAGCTATTTTGGTTAAAAGTAGAATGAACAAGGCGATAATTCTGCCCAAACAGGCAATCTTATCAGATGAGGATCAGTCTACATTTTGGGTAATGAAGCTTATTAATGACTCTACAGCTATAAAAGTGAACATAAAAAAAGGAATTGAGAGGGATAACCGTGTTCAGATTACGGAACCTCTTTTTACTGAAAAAGACAGAATTATAATCACTGGTAATTACGGTTTGGCAGATACGGCAAAAGTAGCCGTTCAAAAAACAAATATTCAGTTACAATGAAAAAGGATTTTTTTAACACCTATAAAACACCTTTACTTGTTATCGCGGTGCTTATTCTTTTTGGAGGAGTTTTTTCCTTACTAAAGATAAAAACATCTTTATTTCCTCAAGTTACATTCCCAAAGATAAAAGTGATTGCCGAAGCCGGGCAGCAGCCAGTGGACCTAATGACTGTCAGCGTTACACGCCCTCTGGAAAATGCAATAAAACAAGTGCCAGACTTGAATTCTTTACGAAGCATCACAAGCCGGGGGAGTTGCGAAATATCTGCTTTCATAGACTGGAAAGTTGATGTTAATCTCGCACAACAGCAAGTGAATGCTAAAATAAATGAGATAAGAAACCAACTTCCACAAAACACCAATATCACCGTGGAAAGAATGGATCCATCCATCTTAGCCGTAATGGGATATTCACTCAATAGTAACAAACGAAGTGCCATCGAACTCAAACAGCTGGCACAATATACCATCAAGCCTTTTCTCTCTCAAGTAGAGGGTATAAGTGACATCCGAATCATAGGAGGACAAACAAAAGAGTATTGGGTTACTCTGGATAAAGGGAAAATGTCACAGCTGGGATTAACTCCATCGATGGTTAAAGAGAGTATGGCCAATGCAAACTTTTTATTAGCAAACGGATATCTTTCTGATTACAGGCTGATGTATCTATCTGTAACAGATGCACAGATTATGAATCTGGAACAATTAGGAAATGCAGTAATCAGGAATGACGGGAAACGGACCATCAAACTGAATGATATTGCCAAGGTAGAGATACACAAGGCGAAAGAGTACATCAAGGCGAACGCAAATGGAAAAGAGAGTGTGTTAGTAGCTGTGATTCAACAACCCAATGCAAATGTATCGGAAATTTCTTCCAACATGGAAAAACAGCTGGAGAAGTTAAAGGTGATCATTCCTTCTGATGTGCAGATTAAGCCCTATTATGTGCAGGCAGACTTTGTAAATGACAGCATCAGAAGTGTAACTGATTGCTTGTGGATAGGTCTTTTTCTGGCCATCATCGTAGTGATTGGCTTTTTGAAATCATGGAGAGCAAGCCTCACCATTTTAATTACTATTCCCATCACATTGGGACTTACTTTACTAATGCTTTATGCTACCGGACAAACCTTTAATATTATGACTTTAGGCGCAATTGCCGCATCTGTAGGATTGATCATAGATGATGCCATTGTGGTGGTAGAACAGATTCACCGAACACATGAAGAAAGTCCGGGAGAATCAGACAAGAGGGTAGCACACAAAGCTATCAAATATCTGTTTAAGGCAATGATTGGCTCTTCCTTAAGTACGATTGTTATTTTTGTTCCCTTTATACTAATGACAGGAGTAGCCGGCGCCTACTTCAAGGTTATGACCAACACGATGATCATCACTTTGATTTGTTCTTTCCTGGCTACATGGATTTTGCTACCTGTAGTCTATCTGTCTCTTGGAAGGACAGGAAAATACAAAGATGTAGGAATTCACGAAGTAAAAGAACGGAAGTGGGTAGGTTACTTTATTTCAAGGCCTTATTACAGTATCGCCTTTATTATTATAATTATCACTTTGGCAGCCCTTGCTGTTCCTAATCTGAAAACCGGCTTTCTTCCCGATATGGACGAAGGAAGTATTGTACTGGATTATGCGTCGCCTCCGGGAACAACTTTGGAAGAGACAGATAGAATGCTGGTTAAAGTGGAACAAATGCTGGTAAAGATTCCCGAGGTAAAAACATACAGCAGACGAACAGGCACTCAAATGGGTTTTTTCATTACCGAACCAAATACCGGAGATTATCTGATTCAGCTAAAAAAGGACAGACATCGTACGACTGATGAGGTCATAGATGACATCCGAAAAAAAATTGAATCGACCCAACCGGCATTACGAATTGATTTTGGACAGGTAATCGGAGATATGCTGGGAGATTTGATGAGCTCAGTTCAACCGATTGAAATTAAGATATTTGGTCCGGAGCATGATATCATTCAGAAGTATGCCAAGTCTGTGGCTAAAATTGTTGAGAAAACGCCCGGAACTGCA
The Bacteroides sedimenti genome window above contains:
- a CDS encoding choice-of-anchor Q domain-containing protein, yielding MKKLLLIIMAVAFSYSASAESKNGIVYVKAGGTGAGTSWSDAKGDIQAAINDAAADFTARKDVWVASGEYSISTAILLADSVNVYGGFAGTESSVNDRVKSSSKAWDFANTTILKGNGQRLIETKAVFDLETIVDGFTMTGGNGTGSQLTNAGGAIVMRGNTTVKNCIIKGNTATGNGGAVNMTGGTLKDSYIAENTGGAGGAVYSNPATSTPALIYACIIEKNLANGTGGGGAIRAQGTASQTYMGNLLIINNQAKSTVLNAGGALYFNSVNCHISNSVIANNSGSNVIYMNGGEMGNSTVVNNIGGIYCASTTAAINLGNNVVWGCVTTDGTTATGISGTGSAACVVSNNATYTSIPAAYTASNNITLPSNNTNGETDGKMGPDFVKVTTFKGATDDVALIEEIHTANWALKTGSPLIDKGMTIASIPDDIAGTTRPQGSAYDIGAYEYTAGTGIQNNTADNGAIIYTEGKNVYILNANGIKVEIYNITGQLVKSVIAGDQNLTIDQPGIYIVKCGNYAQKIQVAR
- a CDS encoding polysaccharide lyase family 8 super-sandwich domain-containing protein, with the protein product MKNRKRYLTAILTDLAKRSGLGRHSVVLSLLLFTCFMPVKAQKTLFYFEETTMESDYWSASNSTISLSKEHAREGTQALKWQANGGAKLVLDYSKKYPGYNISYGKVVYIPIYCLKPSNDKLLVTFYNGSTKICEGRHDLNYQGWVPFQRYIYQDFGKYVTQNFTRIEITYLPSETGSTQTLWLDGICTSASNSAATSNNNFYICHLGPQMITDYRAGYFPDRSNLNIYFMEAYSRTMNEKDSIPVTGQQVAEVDAVLANYRNISVKTYESKLAEATTFVNDRNITETADGGINASSSWLVYTPEQAYNSAYYVASLAYAAIDKANTTAKDNLLKLTRYLLDYGVSPGGGPVGMQSSNYTPCREFAKGFLYAMPIYEEYDSTHPGVNLKKRVLQLLSWCYNYGYIYNEHRPELVTLDQVHVKSQFYYNLASYFPTAPERASELRHIVRFLERMTELRSGEVGVIKPDGLGFHHGAMHNSYMYGFQTWINQVAVLKGSSFRIGLSAYENVRKFVTTHYLQCVTSGSSAFYSNAQCGRGPFNLTAGVSQKGLESLAYIGGDVTGTSYDSQVAALCKFFYPGSLFTDKAADLNGFYQMNYGNMGVFRNKDYTVTMRGLSSDFWGTEIYSNANRFGRYQSYGTTEVLYNRSGGLSSSGYPTNYGWDWNVVPGTTTVHTSWKELNPGGQESVSRLPRADEYQSNNFAGSLSGGDCGIFAIDFKEDPINTWGGPAYRYTPTGLTFKKSVFACDSLLICLGSNINFNSGMNKVVATNLFQNILSSYTGSLFLNSEVAANNEQDADYPLSGNPFWLLTPAGTGYYIPSYAGTLHVVKGTQSTPDPYIDYTTLPENFPMITNPVAKAWLTHSSKVGGDSYQFVVAPNQTATGMKLLADQLNHRLPYTVLQQDNAAHILRLENSKTTAYAVFDAQANLVSLGTPVTKVDHSCLLISRESTELNQLTLDIALPDVMNEQLITVTLKGKWTLETVPESVENVDNSQPDVTTVSVRLKDGLKTRLTFSSVLSSIKPVVDAKRKLTVKADKSNLSVSVIIPGTSNNYSIELYNSSGVRIPLEGKLSQTDNGVMINAADFAPGLYLIRAIESKGEILGSKLMW
- a CDS encoding sulfatase family protein; translated protein: MKDQLLSGLLPGIILFTGCSLQKKEAENLQTSRPNVIYIYADDLGIGDLSCYGATKISTPNIDKLAGQGVQFTNAYASSATSTPSRFCLLTGKYPWRQENTGIARGNAGMIIDTTCVTMADVFKRAGYSTGVVGKWHLGLGGPQGPDWNHEISPSPMDLGFDYEFLIPATVDRVPCVYVENKHVVNLDPNDPIQVNYDKKVGNWPTGKDNPELLKVHPSQGHENTIINGISRIGYMTGGKSALWTDEDIADVITNKAKDYIIKNKNNPFFLYFGTQDIHVPRVPNKRFAGKSGLGVRGDVILQLDWTVGQIMQTLDSLGIAQNTLLIFTSDNGPVIDDGYKDQAFEKLNGHTPMGIYRGGKYSAYEAGTRVPFILRWPACAKPAKQQALFSQVDVFASFAHILKQPLGKNIAPDSRNCLPTMLGKHNDNRDYIIEQNLNNTLAIVKGNWKYIEPSSASRLEKYTGMELGNEKTPQLYNLDSDPCEKENVAQRHPGIVKELAAILLREKNKRTNK
- a CDS encoding sulfatase family protein encodes the protein MKRIDYLLGGAFLLAACGAHAQGSTDSKPNVIYVFPDQFRNCALEFWNQKEFNKYVHFKADPVHTPNLNQFAKESLVLSSAVSNCPLSSPHRGMLLTGMYPEGSGVSLNCNSTRPISSLNPNAECVSDVFSKSGYDCAYIGKLHVDYPTPNDPEHPGNYVEDRRPAWDAYTPKEKRHGFNYWYSYGTFDEHKNPHYWDSNGKRHQSNEWSPIHETNKVIDYLKNQHHERDGKKPFFMVLSYNPPHSPYNSLDDCMEEDFNLYKNMPMDSLLVRPNADRNMSKARSARYYFASVTGIDREFGRILSALKELGLDKNTIVVFSSDHGETMCSQGTDDPKNSPYAESLNVPFLVRYPGKIKPRVDNLLLSSPDIMPTLLGLSGLKTSIPKSVQGKDYSPVFLNKKNSVARPKAALYIRNMDGEKDKDGKVISYFPEARGIKTERYTLCLNINKKTGKLKSAQLFDDLKDPYQMKNLKLEEHKELVKSLCKQMVPLLKQANDSWYKKRILSEMIPY
- a CDS encoding aconitase X gives rise to the protein MENYRMELTQEEKEILQGKQGEVMVKVLKPIVVYGEAFGAKRLLPIKNPIHVVTGMSMTGLNAYYDMLDMLIHGGLKTKEPFTIDLRPFDFENVVYIEFG